The Gemmatimonas aurantiaca T-27 DNA segment GACGGAACCAGTTCACCAGCCAAAATCCACGGACCGTGATATCGCGAAAGATCAGCGAACGCGGCGTGACGCGGCTCGATTCACCACCGGACGCGCCGTAATTCACCACGGTGCCCGTGGGCACGAGTGAGGACGCAATACGTTCCGTGGCACTGCCACCCACCGCATCGAATCCGAGACGGATTTTTGCACGCTGCGTGGCGTCGACCACGCGCTCCGGCAGATCTGGCCCATCGAGCAGCACCACATCGGCACCCATCTGCAGGAGTGGCGCAATGAGTGCCTCGCGGCGCACCACGTTCACGGTGCGCACACCACGACGCCGGGCGAGCTGGATGACGTACTCACCCACCCCGCTGTTCGCCGCGTTCTGGATGATCCAGTCTCCCGCCTCCAGCGCCACAAAATCACGCAGCAGCAATTCAGCGGTGGGCGGATTGACGCGCACCATGGCGAGTTGCAGCAGGTCCGCATCGGTGGGCACCGACCACAGTTGATCAGCCGGTGCGAGCATGTGGGATGCCCACGTGCCGTAACCCGGTGGCATCACCACACGCTCACCGATACGGATACGACTCACGCCTTCGCCCACGGCGACGATCTCACCGACGGCCTCGTTGCCCGCCACCGCCGGCAGCGCCGGCAACAATCCGTACTGACCCGTAATGGTGAGCAGGTCGGACGGATTGATCGGCGCCGCCAACATCTCGACGAGGGCCTGCCCCGCTCGGGGCACCGGCGTGTCGCGTTCGATCAGGTGCAACAGAGCATGCAGCGCCGGACCGCGCTCACTGTATTCCGCGCGGATCATCGGGCGCGCCGCATCACACGACTTCTTCGGCGTTGCGATCGTGGATGGTCTGCAACTCCACAATCTGCAGTTTGCGAATACGCGTGGGCAGCTTGAGAATAGCTTCCTCACCCACGGACTTGCCCTGCAACGCGCGGCCAATGGGCGATCCCATGGTCACGTGTCCGTCGTGCAATTCGCCCGCATCACCGAACACCAGTTCGTACGTTTCACGCGCCTTGGACTGGAGATCCTCGACGATCACCTTCGAACCCAGACCCACCCGGTCACCGGGGATCTGCGTGATATCGATATTCGCGAGCTTCGTGACGCGCTGCGTGAGCTGTCCCAGGCGTGCCTGCACGAACTGCTGGCGTTCGAGCGCAGCCTTGTACTCGCTATTCTCCTTCAAGTCGCCAAGCTCGACGGCTTTCCGGATTTCGTTGGGCAGCGTGACGTTCAGCTCGAACTGGAGCTTCTCCACTTCACGCGCCATCTGAGCGATGAGTTCCTGGAACATGCGCTTTCAGCTCACGGATGGGTAATAAAGGCGAGCGCCCGACCGTTCCCGGCCGGGCGCGTTTCCTCTTGGGGCAATATGCCACTTCTGCTCGCGACTTCAAGCCGTCGACGAAGTGGCAGATATGAACCCTCCATGACCCCGGGCCATGGGAAAGGTTCCGTGCGTCGTTTTCTGCGTCCTTCCGAGCTACGCCTCGATGCGCGTGGCGATTTCATGCACCTGCGCGGCGTGCGCATCGATCACGGCCTGCGCCGCTTCCGCAGGATCGTCAGTGAGCGTGAGCAGATCGAGATCACCGGGGGAAACCTTGCCCTCGGCCGCCACGCGCGACGTGATCCAACGGATAAGCCCGGCCCAGTAGTGGCGGCCGAAGAGAATGATGGGGAACTGATAGATCTTGCCCGTCTGCACCAGTGTGAGCGCCTCGAAGAGCTCATCGAGTGTGCCAAAACCACCGGGGAAGATGATGAACGCATTCGAATACTTGATGAACATGGTCTTCCGCACAAAGAAGTACCGGAAGTTCACCAACGTATCGACATACGGATTCGCACCCTGCTCAAACGGCAATTCGATGTTGCAGCCCACGGAATGCCCTTTGCCTTCACGGGCCCCCTTGTTGGCGGCTTCCATGATGCCCGGGCCGGCACCGGTGATGATGGAGAATCCCTGCTCGGCGAGCAGACGTGCCGTTTCGCGCGCCGCCTGATACTGCGGGTCGTCGGGTCCCGTGCGGGCCGATCCAAAGATCGTGACACCCTTCTGAATATCCGCGAGTGCATCGAACCCCTCGACGAACTCCGAGGTGATGCGCTGCACCCGCCACGGATCACTCAACGTGAACGACGCCGTGGCCTCCGAGGGTGCCTGCAGCAGCTTCTCGTCTTCCGTCAGCATGGGGCGATCGCGGATCGCCTGGTCCACCAGACGCGGATCCATGCGCCGCACCGCCCGCGCACCACTCGACACGAGCGTGCGCGTACCGGCGGGCTCACGTCCCGCCTTCCGGTGTCCTTCTTCGGTGCGCTCCTTGAGCCCCTCGAGTGATTCGTGCTCGGCACGCGCCCGGGTGCTGGGCGACGCGGTCTTGCCCCCCGCGGTCTTGAGCTCGGGCGTATTGGAGGTCTTCGACGATGTCTTTGCAGACTTCGCTGCCGACGTTTTTGCGGCGGGCTTCGCCACAGACTTTGCCCCAGACGTGCGCGCCGCCTTCTTCGAGGACGTAGCGGCAGTCTTGGTGGACGTCTTCCGGGGCGTCGGGCGCGGAGATTTGGCCATGAGAATTTCGGTGGGAGACTCGAGGGGCACCGACAGCACGGTCCATGCGCTACGATGTGAACCCATGATGCATGATATCACTCCGCCCAGGCACCTGCTGCTGGTCGTGGCAGATGGGCTTCGGCCCGATGTGCTGGCGGAGTGCATGGAACGCGGCGACGTGCCGACGCTGTCGGCACTACGCACCCATGGCAGTTACCACGCAGTGAGCGCGTCGTTCCCTTCGGTCACCGGACCGGCGTACATACCTTTTTTGATGGGGCGACATCCGGCGCGTGCCGGACTGCCGGGACTGCGCTGGTACGACCGAGCCCGATCACTCGCCTGGTCGCCAGCACAAAGCCGCAGCTACGCCGGTATCGATATCTGGCATGTCGACCGGGATGTGGACCCGACCTCACCCACCCTATTTGAGCTCGCACAGCCATCGCTGAGCTCTTCGTGTATGCTGGCACGTGGGGCTTCGCATGGTCGCATTGGCCGTTCCGTCGCCTGGATGTTGCGTGCAGCTCCGACACACTTCCGCGGCGATCTGGAGGGATGGCGGCGCGTGGAGCAACGCGCCATGCAGCAGTTTCTACACCGATTTGCCCAGGTGCAGCCACGCCTGTCCGTGATGGTGGTGTCAGGCCCCGACAAGTTCTCGCACCAGCGTGGCCCATTCTCGGAGATCGTGCGTCGCTCGGTGCTCGATATCGAACATGCCGTCACCATGGCCAAGGCCATGGCGGATCGTGATGGATGGGGCGATCGACTCCATGTCTGGTTGGTGGGCGATCATGGGCACGCGCCCGTCACACAGCACGACGATCTGCATGGCTGGCTCGAAAGCGAATCACTGCGCGTGCTCGCACACCCCCAACTGTTCGTGCGACGGCCCGATATCGCGCTGATGGTCGGTGGCAATGCCATGGCACACCTCTACGTGGATCCGGCGCAGCGCACACGCCGCTGGTGGCCCGATCAACCGGCTCGTTGGCACACGCTGCACGAGCGTCTCCTGGCTCGACCATCGGTGGACCTGCTGTGTGTGGCCGAATCACCAACGGTCTCTCAGGTACAACACGCGCAACGTGGTGCGGCGCGCATCGTGCACGTACCGGCGCAGCAGTTCGAGGCCGAGCGATG contains these protein-coding regions:
- a CDS encoding alkaline phosphatase family protein, yielding MMHDITPPRHLLLVVADGLRPDVLAECMERGDVPTLSALRTHGSYHAVSASFPSVTGPAYIPFLMGRHPARAGLPGLRWYDRARSLAWSPAQSRSYAGIDIWHVDRDVDPTSPTLFELAQPSLSSSCMLARGASHGRIGRSVAWMLRAAPTHFRGDLEGWRRVEQRAMQQFLHRFAQVQPRLSVMVVSGPDKFSHQRGPFSEIVRRSVLDIEHAVTMAKAMADRDGWGDRLHVWLVGDHGHAPVTQHDDLHGWLESESLRVLAHPQLFVRRPDIALMVGGNAMAHLYVDPAQRTRRWWPDQPARWHTLHERLLARPSVDLLCVAESPTVSQVQHAQRGAARIVHVPAQQFEAERWSYLPLADGDPLQLGGAHLNLDACDAWNASANTNYPDALVQLSLLTTAARSGDIIISASPGWDLRTRFEPVVHVSTHGALLRDQMLAPLLLDTPSARLPQRTSDVVPSALDLLGLPPLPFAEGRSFLRTV
- a CDS encoding zinc-dependent alcohol dehydrogenase family protein; this translates as MIRAEYSERGPALHALLHLIERDTPVPRAGQALVEMLAAPINPSDLLTITGQYGLLPALPAVAGNEAVGEIVAVGEGVSRIRIGERVVMPPGYGTWASHMLAPADQLWSVPTDADLLQLAMVRVNPPTAELLLRDFVALEAGDWIIQNAANSGVGEYVIQLARRRGVRTVNVVRREALIAPLLQMGADVVLLDGPDLPERVVDATQRAKIRLGFDAVGGSATERIASSLVPTGTVVNYGASGGESSRVTPRSLIFRDITVRGFWLVNWFRRTTPAEQQVVYDGLVGMIQRGELAARVQATYPLAQLHEAVTAAAQAQRNGKVLLVR
- a CDS encoding GreA/GreB family elongation factor, whose translation is MFQELIAQMAREVEKLQFELNVTLPNEIRKAVELGDLKENSEYKAALERQQFVQARLGQLTQRVTKLANIDITQIPGDRVGLGSKVIVEDLQSKARETYELVFGDAGELHDGHVTMGSPIGRALQGKSVGEEAILKLPTRIRKLQIVELQTIHDRNAEEVV
- a CDS encoding TIGR00730 family Rossman fold protein produces the protein MDPRLVDQAIRDRPMLTEDEKLLQAPSEATASFTLSDPWRVQRITSEFVEGFDALADIQKGVTIFGSARTGPDDPQYQAARETARLLAEQGFSIITGAGPGIMEAANKGAREGKGHSVGCNIELPFEQGANPYVDTLVNFRYFFVRKTMFIKYSNAFIIFPGGFGTLDELFEALTLVQTGKIYQFPIILFGRHYWAGLIRWITSRVAAEGKVSPGDLDLLTLTDDPAEAAQAVIDAHAAQVHEIATRIEA